A genomic region of Paroedura picta isolate Pp20150507F chromosome 4, Ppicta_v3.0, whole genome shotgun sequence contains the following coding sequences:
- the IER5 gene encoding immediate early response gene 5 protein, with protein MDCKLEAHRIVSISLGKMYSARGQRGGVKLHKNLLVSLVLRSARQVYLSELEGADPDPDPLRAADLAPSPAPPLPRVCLQAPEPRACPLPRRFPPDWQAPRLPRCCCCCCCAALAGKRPAEAPSSPCCPRKRSAAGTGEAAALGGSPSKKPRREDEAAPEEDMETGNVASLISIFGSSFSGLLSKKAACPGGRSGSRARRRRQEEEEEEDGGEAAAATAKSPEAEPGQICCDESMLRNLSPWSTAIVAF; from the coding sequence ATGGACTGCAAGCTGGAGGCGCACCGCATCGTCAGCATCTCCCTGGGCAAGATGTACAGCGCGCGGGGCCAGCGCGGCGGCGTCAAGCTGCACAAGAACCTGCTGGTGTCGCTTGTCCTGCGCAGCGCCCGCCAAGTCTACCTGAGCGAGCTGGAGGGCGCCGACCCTGACCCCGACCCGCTCCGGGCCGCCGATCTCGCCCCTTCGCCCGCTCCTCCTCTCCCCCGGGTCTGTTTGCAAGCGCCGGAGCCCCGGGCTTGCCCGCTGCCCAGGCGCTTCCCCCCGGACTGGCAGGCGCCGCGGTTgccgcgctgctgctgctgctgttgctgcgcCGCTTTGGCGGGCAAGCGGCCGGCGGAGGCGCCTTCCTCGCCTTGCTGCCCCAGGAAGCGGAGCGCCGCGGGGACCGGCGAGGCGGCGGCGCTCGGGGGCTCGCCCTCGAAGAAGCCCCGGCGGGAGGACGAGGCGGCGCCCGAGGAGGACATGGAGACGGGCAACGTGGCCAGCCTGATCAGCATTTTCGGCTCGAGTTTCTCGGGACTGCTCAGCAAAAAGGCGGCCTGCCCCGGCGGGAGGAGCGGCAGCCGGGCGCGGCGGAGgcgccaggaggaggaggaggaagaagacggcGGCGAAGCAGCAGCGGCGACTGCGAAGAGCCCCGAGGCCGAGCCCGGGCAGATCTGCTGCGACGAGTCGATGCTTCGCAACCTGAGCCCTTGGAGCACGGCCATCGTGGCTTTCTGA